DNA sequence from the Prochlorococcus marinus XMU1411 genome:
TAGGTCGCAGGTTCGAATCCTGTCGCCCCGACCATTTAAAAACCAAGTCATACTAGCGAGTCTCCCAACTCGCTTTTTTATTTCTCAGAAGTCTCAATAATTTAAATAGCGATTAAATAGCGATTATTTGTATAGCCTTGTATAACTTTGTCCAGTTAATCGCTAACCATCACTAGGTTTATTAAACCTCTAAATAAATAAAATAATCAATAAAGTACCAATACTGAAAATTAAACTCCAACCCTGAGAATTAATTTTCAATTTAAAAATTATTTATATGTAATGAGTAAAAAACCTAAATAGGTTAAAAACCATTTATTCACAAGACCTTTTGCTTGATGATGACTGAATTAAATTACCCATCCAATTTTTAATATCTGATAATACTTCCAAATCTAATTTGTAGTAAACCCATCTACCTTCTTGTCTATCAGAGATAAGACCTGAATCCTTAAGGATTTTTATATGATAGGAAATTTTAGATTGAGATAATCCAGTTACTTTAACTATGTCGCAAACACATATCTCTCCACCCATCATTAATTCAAGAATATTTATTCTAATCGGATCTGAGAGGGACTCCATTATCCCAATAAATTGATCACTATCAATCTTTTTAAGTTGTTCTAACAAAATCAAAAGATCATTAACTTTTTAAATACTAACCTAAAAAATTTAATTACACATATCAAGAATTATTGATATATCAATTATTTTTGATATATATTATATTAGATTTGATATTTCTATGAAAATTGGAATTAACGGATTTGGAAGAATTGGCAGGTTAGTTTTAAGAATTTTATGGGAAAGAAAAGATATTGAAATAACTCATATAAATGAAATTAATGGGGATTCTTTAACTGCATCTCATTTACTAGAGTTTGATTCTGTTCATGGTAAATGGAATAAAAAAATAGCTTCGAATGACAACGAAATAATAATTGAAGATAAAAAAATTTCCTTTACATCAATAAAGAACTATCTTGATGTTCCATGGAATAAATCTTCGGTTGATCTTGTTTTAGAATGTACAGGTAAAAACAAAGCTCCTAAAGAATTAAATCCATACTTTGATTCTCTTGGAATAAAAAAAGTAATAGTTGCTTGTCCTGTGAAAGGAATTGTGGGAGGGGAACAAGCACTTAATATTGTTTATGGAATTAATCAAGCCCTTTATAAACCTGAAAAACATAAATTAATTACAGCAGCATCCTGTACTACAAATTGCTTGGCTCCCATCGTAAAAGTTGTTAATGAAAATTTCTCAATTAAACATGGGGTTATAACAACTATTCATGACGTTACAAATACACAATCTCCAGTAGATTTTTACAAAAGTGACTTAAGAAGAGCAAGAGGATGCATGCAAAGCTTAATACCTACTACAACTGGATCAGCTAATGCGATTGCTGAAATTTTCCCTGAATTAGAAGGAAAACTAAATGGTCATGCAGTAAGGGTTCCACTTCTAAACGCCTCATTAACCGATATAGTTTTTGAATTAAATAAGGAAGTAACTGAAGAGCAAGTAAATAATGAATTTAAAAAAGCATCTGAAACATACTTAAAAGGTATTCTTGGATACGAGGAGAGACCCTTAGTATCCGCTGATTACTTAAATGACTGTAGAAGTTCAATAATTGATGGGCTTTCAACGATGGTTGTAAATTCTAATTTATTAAAGATTTATGCCTGGTATGACAATGAATGGGGTTATAGTTGCAGGCTTGCAGATCTTACTTCTTATGTAATTGAGAAAGAAAATAAATTTTAGTTTTTATGAAGTTATCTAGCCTTCAACAATATAGTGTCGTTACCGCAAACTATTGGGCATTTACTCTTACTGACGGTGCATTGAGAATACTAGTTGTTGGTCATTTTCATGAACTTGGTTATTCAACTCTGCAAATTGCTTTACTTTTTCTTTTCTATGAATTTTTTGGAATAATTACAAATCTTTTTGGAGGATGGATAGGGGCAAGATATGGGTTGAGACTTACTTTATGGATAGGAACGATTCTGCAAATTCTTGCTCTTTTCATGCTGATTCCAGTCAAAGAGAATTGGTCAATAATCTTTAGCGTCTCATACGTTATGTTAGCCCAAGCACTTAGTGGGGTAGCAAAAGATTTAAATAAAATGAGTGCAAAAAGTGCCGTTAAATCAATAGTTCCAGATTCAGAAGAGAATAATCAAAATAGTCAAAAACAATTATTTAAGTGGGTTTCAATTTTAACAGGATCTAAAAATGCACTTAAGGGTGTTGGTTTCTTCCTAGGGGGTCTCTTATACAAGCTATTGGGCTTTAATAATGCAGTTGGAATAATGGGTTTAGGTCTATGCTTCGCATTCTTTTTAACTTTATGTCTTCCTAAAGATTCAGGGAAAATGAAAAGAAAGCCAATTTTTAAAGACCTTTATTCAAAGTCTAAAGGTATTAATATTCTTTCAAGTGCAAGGTTTTTCTTATTTGGTGCAAGAGATGTCTGGTTTGTAGTAGCTCTTCCAGTATTTTTAGACATTTCTTTTGGATGGGATTATTTAGAAATAGGGCTGTTCTTGGGTGGATGGATAATAATCTATGGTTTCTTTCAAGTATTAGCTCCATTACTAAGAAAAGTATGGGGGAAAAATAATAGCCCAACAAAAACTACCGTTCAATTTTGGGGACTTATCTTGACGGTTATTCCTTTATTTATTGCAGGAGCATTAAACGGTGATAAATCATTAGGTCCTGTAATTGTTATTGGATTAATAATATTCGGCTTTATTTTTGCAATGAATTCATCTACTCATTCCTACTTGATTTTGGCTTATTCAGATAATGAGAAAGTAAGTTTAAATGTTGGTTATTACTATATGGCTAATGCAGCAGGAAGATTATTTGGAACCCTACTATCGGGCTTATTATTTATGCTCGGTAAAAATGCCACTATTGGTATGCAGTATTGTTTATATACTTCATCTATTTTGATTTTTATTGCTTGGCTTACTAGTTCTAAACTACCTTCCTATTCTTCCAACAGCTTCAATTGATTTTTTTAAAATTTCACCTTTCAAGGGAACGAAACCCAAGGCAGGAGCTTTATCTTGGTATTCATCGCTGAGCAATTTATAGAATGTATCTTGAATTGCCTTAGTATTCCTTCCATTGCCTGTTTCATAAGCAAGTATCCAAGTTAAGGTTGCTATTGGATAAGCTCCTTTAGCAATGGGGTTTGGATTTTTACCAGCCAAGTTCTTATCAAGAGTTATTCCATTTAAAGCTATCGCGCCTGATTCAGTATTAGGGGTAACGAATTCACCAGATAGGTTTTGAAGTGCAGCAGCTTTAACATTGCCTTTAATATATGACTGGTTTACATAACCGATTGCGCCAGGAGTGTTTTGAATAACACCTGCAACACCAGAATTCCCTTTTGCTCCAACTCCCGAAGGCCATTTAACAGATTTACCAGTACCTAGATTCCAGGTTTTAGAGAAAGCCTCCATAGAATTTGTAAAAGCTTTAGTCGTGCCTGAGCCATCAGAACGATGGGCCCAAGTTAATTTACCTGACTTACATCCTAATTCCTTCCAATTTTTAATCATTCCCATTGCTACTTGAACAGCTTGTTCTTGTGTTAGTTTCAAGTCGCAATCGTAGTTATATCCAAACGCAATTGTTCCACCTACCATCGGTATTTGAACAAGTCCTCTAGTAACTTTTTTTATATCAGAATCTTTCATTGGATCGTCAGAGGCTCCAAAATTAACAGTTTCATCTATGAAAGCTTTTCTTCCAGATCCAGAACCTACTGCTTGATAATTAACTCTAGGGCCTCCAGATTTAGCTAAGTCAAAAAACCACCTAGTATAAATCTTCGAAGGGAATGATGCACCAGCACCACTCAATCTTTTTGAAGCAATCGCAGATGGAGAAAGCATTAATGAAATTGCAGAAGATAAAATGAGAGTTTTTTTGAAAATACTCATTAGCCACTTAGATTGAAGACAATTTATTTATAGCATCAAACAAAAAGCGAAATACAAAGATTAAGAAATACATCAAAATATTTTGATATAATCAATAATTATTGATATATACGACCTGTTCGCTCTTTTTAAACGCTTATTACTTGCATAAAAAAGAGGGTTTTATCCCTCTATGTTCGATCGACTGTCAATCAATGATATTTTACAGCTCCTAAAGCACTAGGTCTTTGTTTAGCGATTATTTAGCGATTAATTGTATATCTAAGGATAATTTTGTATAACTTTGGCCTATTTTTAAGACTCGTAATTTTGTAGATATAGCAACTAACAAGCTATAGCCTGACTTGTTTATTTAACCCACTGTCTCAAATTGGAGGGCGGGTGCTTTGGGAGCACTAGGTCGCAGGTTCGTATCCTGTCGCCCCGACCATTTAAAAACCAATTCATACAAAAGATTTTTTTCGAGACTCTCTTTTCATTGCCAACTATAAGAAATATAAGAATTAGCAATTATATAGCGATTATTTGCTACACCTTGCATAACCTTGCCACCTCAATCGCTTTTAATCAAAACTATTTAGTAATGAAAAAAAGGTACTTCCTCTACTTGTTTTGGAGAATAATGACATATACCAAACTGCATACATTCCATTTGGTCATCACTTAATTTTCTTTCAAATGAAATCGCATAAATAAAAGAATTAAAAGCATTTTGGAACTTATGTTTAATAGGATTTCCGCAAGCCATAATTAACCTCCTTTGATCTAGTAGTTATTTAGTATCACTTACTTTTAAAATCAAGAGTCCAAATACTTAAGAAAAAAAACCAATTAATCTATTTTTTATATTTCACTTTTCTAATAAAGAGTATTTTTGCTCTAGGAAATTTAAATCATTGCATCTAATTTAGTTCCACTGATTGAGGTTTAACTTCATGAGTACTTACAAAACAAAATACTTCAAAAATACCAAGAAGATCGATAACACTCTTTGGTTAGACAAATTAATTAATCAACTCGAGAAAAAAACAAAAGGAGTTTAATTATGAATACTTTCAGGAATAAACAATTCAAAAACGAATTAGATCCTAAGTATGCGTTTTATGATTGTCTCCGTAGTTGCGAACTTAAAAGTTCTTCTGAAAAAACTTTAGAAGAATGTGTAGACAGTTGTGATTGGGAATCCTTGTCAGATGATTTAGATTCCCAAAAATAAGAATTTAAACTCTATTCAATATTGATTATTTCGTTATAGAGTTTTTTTATAAATTTAAGGAGGGTAATCTTATGACCAACCTTGCTATAGAGCTACT
Encoded proteins:
- a CDS encoding ArsR/SmtB family transcription factor, producing the protein MLEQLKKIDSDQFIGIMESLSDPIRINILELMMGGEICVCDIVKVTGLSQSKISYHIKILKDSGLISDRQEGRWVYYKLDLEVLSDIKNWMGNLIQSSSSKRSCE
- the pstS gene encoding phosphate ABC transporter substrate-binding protein PstS, producing the protein MSIFKKTLILSSAISLMLSPSAIASKRLSGAGASFPSKIYTRWFFDLAKSGGPRVNYQAVGSGSGRKAFIDETVNFGASDDPMKDSDIKKVTRGLVQIPMVGGTIAFGYNYDCDLKLTQEQAVQVAMGMIKNWKELGCKSGKLTWAHRSDGSGTTKAFTNSMEAFSKTWNLGTGKSVKWPSGVGAKGNSGVAGVIQNTPGAIGYVNQSYIKGNVKAAALQNLSGEFVTPNTESGAIALNGITLDKNLAGKNPNPIAKGAYPIATLTWILAYETGNGRNTKAIQDTFYKLLSDEYQDKAPALGFVPLKGEILKKSIEAVGRIGR
- the arsJ gene encoding organoarsenical effux MFS transporter ArsJ, which codes for MKLSSLQQYSVVTANYWAFTLTDGALRILVVGHFHELGYSTLQIALLFLFYEFFGIITNLFGGWIGARYGLRLTLWIGTILQILALFMLIPVKENWSIIFSVSYVMLAQALSGVAKDLNKMSAKSAVKSIVPDSEENNQNSQKQLFKWVSILTGSKNALKGVGFFLGGLLYKLLGFNNAVGIMGLGLCFAFFLTLCLPKDSGKMKRKPIFKDLYSKSKGINILSSARFFLFGARDVWFVVALPVFLDISFGWDYLEIGLFLGGWIIIYGFFQVLAPLLRKVWGKNNSPTKTTVQFWGLILTVIPLFIAGALNGDKSLGPVIVIGLIIFGFIFAMNSSTHSYLILAYSDNEKVSLNVGYYYMANAAGRLFGTLLSGLLFMLGKNATIGMQYCLYTSSILIFIAWLTSSKLPSYSSNSFN
- a CDS encoding ArsJ-associated glyceraldehyde-3-phosphate dehydrogenase, with amino-acid sequence MKIGINGFGRIGRLVLRILWERKDIEITHINEINGDSLTASHLLEFDSVHGKWNKKIASNDNEIIIEDKKISFTSIKNYLDVPWNKSSVDLVLECTGKNKAPKELNPYFDSLGIKKVIVACPVKGIVGGEQALNIVYGINQALYKPEKHKLITAASCTTNCLAPIVKVVNENFSIKHGVITTIHDVTNTQSPVDFYKSDLRRARGCMQSLIPTTTGSANAIAEIFPELEGKLNGHAVRVPLLNASLTDIVFELNKEVTEEQVNNEFKKASETYLKGILGYEERPLVSADYLNDCRSSIIDGLSTMVVNSNLLKIYAWYDNEWGYSCRLADLTSYVIEKENKF